One genomic segment of Tubulanus polymorphus chromosome 4, tnTubPoly1.2, whole genome shotgun sequence includes these proteins:
- the LOC141903854 gene encoding bifunctional methylenetetrahydrofolate dehydrogenase/cyclohydrolase, mitochondrial-like — MSSNSLMSSLKLLRISSQTLQRTPLRRISRSNKRFKAQIIDGKAVAKQIKHEVKEEVDVMVAAGERRPHLSVILVGDDPASHTYVRNKVKACQFTGISSETVRLPDTISQKELLHRINDFNSNPDVDGLLVQLPVPRHINERAVCNAVCPSKDVDGFHLMNVGRFCTDLDALLPATPAGVMELIRRSGIETFGKNAVVCGRSKNVGMPLAILLHGDGVGETDAGDATTTICHRYTPPDQLRAFVKMADILVVATGIPGLITGDMVKEGVAVIDVGINRIKDEQTGKYKLVGDVDFEGVSEKASYITPVPGGVGPMTVAMLMKNTLKAAKRVIVYD, encoded by the exons tttCAAAGCTCAAATAATTGACGGTAAGGCAGTGGCGAAACAAATAAAACACGAAGTTAAAGAAGAAGTCGATGTGATGGTCGCTGCGGGAGAGAGACGACCGCATCTCAGTGTAATTCTAGTCGGTGATGATCCCGCCAGCCACACTTACGTCCGTAACAAAGTCAAAGCTTGTCAGTTTACAG GCATATCCAGTGAAACGGTTCGATTACCAGACACGATCAGTCAAAAAGAACTACTGCACAGAATCAACGATTTCAACTCAAACCCCGATGTCGATGGATTATTAGTACAACTTCCCGTTCCGCGTCACATCAATGAGAGAGCCGTCTGTAACGCTGTTTGTCCCAGTAAAGACGTCGATGGCTTTCATTTAATGAACGTCGGTAGATTTTGTACGGATCTCGACGCCTTGTTACCCGCCACCCCTGCTGGCGTAATGGAACTGATCCGTCGATCTG GTATTGAAACGTTTGGTAAAAATGCCGTTGTTTGCGGACGATCAAAAAACGTAGGCATGCCACTAGCTATATTACTGCATGGTGACGGTGTTGGAGAGACTGATGCCG GCGATGCTACGACAACTATATGTCACAGATACACACCGCCAGATCAGTTACGAGCGTTCGTAAAAATGGCCGATATTCTAGTCGTTGCTACCGGTATTCCGGGACTGATTACCGGCGATATGGTGAAAGAAGGCGTCGCCGTAATCGATGTCGGAATCAATCGAATCAAAGacgagcaaaccggaaaatATAAACTAGTCGGCGATGTTGATTTTGAAG gTGTATCGGAAAAAGCGAGTTATATAACTCCAGTACCAGGAGGTGTAGGACCGATGACTGTCGCTATGCTCATGAAGAATACGTTAAAAGCAGCCAAACGGGTTATAGTGTACGATTGA